Sequence from the Thermoanaerobacter uzonensis DSM 18761 genome:
AAAAATAATGTTTCTACATTTGTTGATATAGGAGTAAATGTTATTACCAAGGACAATGTCAAAGAATATTTCAAAAGAATACAATCAATAGAATAAGGTGATGGCATGAAAAAAGATATGTGGGGATTTACGGGCATAAGGCGAAAATTGATAGTTTATTACCTCATAATCACTATTTTAATGGGTATCACAAGTTTTTATTCGTATTATAATGCAAAGTCAGTTATAAATCGTTTAAAATCAATTTTTGTGGATTATATATACCTTAACAATTTAAATACAGATGTAAACATGTTGGAAACAGAAGTGGAGAAATATTTATCTACCAAATCATCAGACGCCCTTTTAAATTATTATACCCTCTATAACAAACTTCAAGAGCAAGCCTCCGCTATTTTAAATGAAAAAAACTATGACCAGGATGGTTTAATGTTAAAGGATATAGGGAATATGATTGAAAGCCTTCTGAATGAAACTGACGCAGCAATAAATGCTAAAAGAGGCAGGATAAGCAGCGAGTACATTGCACATTTTACGAGGTCCAATAAAATAAGTGAATATATAAAATTTTACATTAATAATCTTCTCAACAGTAAATTGCAAGAGGGTTCTTTAAAATATGCATCTATAACAAAAAACATGGAGTTTATAAGTTATTTGAATGTGTTTTTGATAATAGGTTCTATTCTTTTTAACATATTTCTTGCAATATTTTTTACCTATCGAATTACAAAACCTCTTATAGACCTTTCTCATTTGGCAGTGAGAGTTTCAAAAGGAGATTTTGATGTAAAACCGCTTTCTATAAAGACAAACGATGAGATAAATATACTTGCAGAAGCTTTTAATAAGATGGTAGTAAGCATAAAAAATTATATAGGAGAAATAAAAAATCAGGCAGAAGTAGAGAAAAAATTAAAAGAACAAGAGATGCAAAATCTCAAAATGAGAAATATTTTAAAAGAGGCAGAACTTAAGGCTTTGCAGTCCCAAATAAATCCACATTTTCTCTTTAATACCCTAAATGCAGCTGCACAATTAGCGATGATGGAAGGGGCAGATAAATCTTCGGAGTTTATAGAAAACGTTGCAAACCTATTTAGATATAATCTAAAAAAATTGGATACTACAGTTACTTTGCAGGACGAGATAAACAATGTAAAGACATATATGTACATTTTGAAAACGAGATTTGGCGACAGAGTAGATTTTAAAGTAGATGTAGACGAAGGGGTTTTAGATGTAGAAATGCCTTGTACAATAATTCAGCCTGTAGTTGAAAATGCATTTATTCACGGATTAGAAGATGTAGAAAAAGGAGGTTTTATTAAACTTACGGTAAAGAAGGATAATGATAAAGTTTTAATAGAGGTTATTGACAATGGGATAGGAATGAGTGAAGAAAAAGTAAGGGCAATATTATCAGCAGACAATGAGGATTTATCTAAAAGGCATGTTACGGGAATTGGCATGCACAATATCATAAACAGATTAAGACTTTTTTATAACACTTCTGCTATAGAAGATGTAATTGAGATAGATAGCAAAATAGGAGAAGGAACAAAAGTTACTTTAAAAATTCCTTTAATGAAAGGTGATAAAGAAAATGATTAAATTGCTTATTGCGGATGATGAGCAAATAGTTATAGATTCAATTAAATTTATCATAGAAAAGAATGATGTAAAAGCTGATATAATTGGTTTTGCCAAATCTGGAAGAGAAGCCATTGAAAAAGTGGAAATTTTAAAGCCTGATGTAGTTTTTATGGATATAAAGATGCCAGGAATAGATGGAATTGAAGCTATAAAGCAAATTAAAGAGAGGCATAAGGACATAATTTTTGTTATTATTACCGCTTATGAGTATTTTAATTATGCGAAAGAAGCAATAGACCTTGGAGTGTTAGATTATCTTTTAAAGCCCCTTAATAGAAATAAAGTCGTAGAAACTATAAAGAAAGCTATTGAGGTGATTGAAAAAAGAAGAGAGGCAATGTTAAAAGAGTTAGAGTTAAAGGAGAAGCTCAATAAGATTATTCCTTATTTGGAAGGGCAATTTTTGTATACTACTCTTTTTAGCGGTATAACTTATGATGACTTGTCCTTTTATGAAGATATATTTGGAATAAAATTAAAACGTGGTTATGCCATGATAGTAACAGTGGAGGATTTTGGTAAAAATATCAAAGACCAAAGTCTAAAATTGAGCATAGAAAAACAAAATTTTTATGATTATTTTAAATCAATTGTAAAAAATATTAAAAAATGTTTGATAGGTCCATATTCTATTGACAAATTATTTGTGTATTTTCCTGTAGAAGGGGAAAATTCATTTGAGATTAAAAATAATTCTATAGAAACAGCGCAGAAAGTAATAGAAGCTATAAACCAAAAAGTGGAAATTCCTTACAGGATTGGAATAGGTAGAGTTTATAGTTTTGATAATATTTTAAAGTCTTATTATGAAGCAGAAATGGCATTAAAAATGGCAAAAAATGAACTGATTGTGCATTTTGATGATATTGCAATGCCTCAAAATAGATTTAAGCCTTATCCTATTAATAAAGAAAGACTTTTTATTGATAGACTTATGACTGGAGACCTTCAAGGATCTTTTAGCATATTTAATGAAATTTACGAATGGATGGTTTTAGAATACCAAGAGGATGTAGATAAAATAAAGTCCAAACTTATAGAAATAATAGGTGTTATTAAAAGGAATCTTTCCTATTATGCAGAGGAAGAAAACTTTATTGAAAACCGAGAGTTGGAAG
This genomic interval carries:
- a CDS encoding sensor histidine kinase codes for the protein MKKDMWGFTGIRRKLIVYYLIITILMGITSFYSYYNAKSVINRLKSIFVDYIYLNNLNTDVNMLETEVEKYLSTKSSDALLNYYTLYNKLQEQASAILNEKNYDQDGLMLKDIGNMIESLLNETDAAINAKRGRISSEYIAHFTRSNKISEYIKFYINNLLNSKLQEGSLKYASITKNMEFISYLNVFLIIGSILFNIFLAIFFTYRITKPLIDLSHLAVRVSKGDFDVKPLSIKTNDEINILAEAFNKMVVSIKNYIGEIKNQAEVEKKLKEQEMQNLKMRNILKEAELKALQSQINPHFLFNTLNAAAQLAMMEGADKSSEFIENVANLFRYNLKKLDTTVTLQDEINNVKTYMYILKTRFGDRVDFKVDVDEGVLDVEMPCTIIQPVVENAFIHGLEDVEKGGFIKLTVKKDNDKVLIEVIDNGIGMSEEKVRAILSADNEDLSKRHVTGIGMHNIINRLRLFYNTSAIEDVIEIDSKIGEGTKVTLKIPLMKGDKEND
- a CDS encoding response regulator; translated protein: MIKLLIADDEQIVIDSIKFIIEKNDVKADIIGFAKSGREAIEKVEILKPDVVFMDIKMPGIDGIEAIKQIKERHKDIIFVIITAYEYFNYAKEAIDLGVLDYLLKPLNRNKVVETIKKAIEVIEKRREAMLKELELKEKLNKIIPYLEGQFLYTTLFSGITYDDLSFYEDIFGIKLKRGYAMIVTVEDFGKNIKDQSLKLSIEKQNFYDYFKSIVKNIKKCLIGPYSIDKLFVYFPVEGENSFEIKNNSIETAQKVIEAINQKVEIPYRIGIGRVYSFDNILKSYYEAEMALKMAKNELIVHFDDIAMPQNRFKPYPINKERLFIDRLMTGDLQGSFSIFNEIYEWMVLEYQEDVDKIKSKLIEIIGVIKRNLSYYAEEENFIENRELEEILKINDVDKIKFIFINTLKNLFENIKTINKEKMDTFMAKIIRFIEDNFNKDITLDDVAKEVNMSYHYFSKFFKEQTGKNFIDYLTNLRVTKAKELLEDETVSIKEVCYKVGYSDPNYFSKIFKKATGMTPTEYRLAIYKKGV